The following are encoded in a window of Brachyhypopomus gauderio isolate BG-103 chromosome 18, BGAUD_0.2, whole genome shotgun sequence genomic DNA:
- the akna gene encoding uncharacterized protein akna isoform X3, with protein sequence MERRKSGTRVGVPVWTPAPGYPTPPSPAGSPPSWAQVEDEDFHTHMDENGIIGLRGMLEVSRTGEETFGEEEEDLLWDAGTPEPEDSPPRALDVFGSEPPSLSPGDCCPSHDEGDGRVALEDWSGDEDGRDLDEDDVESLTTRRPTDRARVRDLGSDGRVEGGVPRDQAFLLRGGMNHREDRKESLDDGCRVMVEETQAPLHNGYNDMQASKEENGVSLPPSSTGTPHTSVPPRFSSEEQTSHCEAEPFPELVITDNVPELLIGRFSHTLGSYQPIRHDDGETRADTTTLATTISPGSKIQPGRSSKGKEATAELERQTVDPHYSSQQPSVPCSQRTRPPPGLAPQQTARGQSSSRVSSTLRTPHSPGSPRTPLTDLKDVGRGRLSHPLPDLSKVEPRVRFPRSGYKPPVSGKPPRGRGSKPDAPLVFKSPADIVKEVLLSSTEGLSDSPAPVAPQRPLNSTLPEEFRCPLKASALVQQLQEDYNRLLTKYAEAENTIDRLRLEAKVSLYSESSKHSCPTLSGVLPLGSKVMTLSFPQAQRAELSASPVHPTQQTFSSESIRGTPTELLPAARLSEALSRQTQLLQIQIDEFEELLRTGSLKAREQIEGLSTLAQGLDVAERAYLASQERHLQLRGGRTGTFDPDRELEGLIFHAGMQLEELRERVEQTNQNQPTSEPGSSPPPHAQQLSGSLKEAEPQPESPVSAVCADVRVEVSSVSGVSDGDGAEDEEETLPSVLVALHHKHPRVENDFNILVDHSQTSRRPSEVPERSRRDTPRPARADGTENGSRWKTNDQQDSSKPVQLLMVYPPSSSAHSAQVVTAAKPLSASALPGQQASGSRCAGSRKSSSTRGETVERRSCEAGTRTLRAPPQDGDRSPETDSGFVGSDSSRVTPAIYSPIQKRAAVSHFPVSSRVTKPSVMENSRIKAQAVCVGRQADPSPPLHTQASPGRSAPCARPVGATPDSSEGGGGGGAGRWAPPHPAHCPAPRRWPSSGISEVGKQSGSEEEAQQGNRYSEPANQDFCHLRSSSPTPPSHYSSPPPPQSSAQLTNHQEALQSLQVEVDRLREHLEGTLRLGVPARSGRAPPSAMEDFRDPTSHRTSTPQKRCFRSLERPTPSTRHACGWRGEEDVYRRKTATLTPRRRSVSAHRLSSRLEPHSEHARFEAKPWTWKPSPASPRAERGARARTDAGTRPCRRSQQRSTSSDRAEESDDDDDDDEESRRPAPLCRHCVALRTRPSARPVRTDGSLTRTRPAANRCPLCGAPGPNRTRTRLAAPADQSSTQRQAWPVSPTHKEKRGVFLAAAPPPPVLGSVPVLHCVPVCPSVLYCTIPVASSSHPDPVYFPRKEERDHRSKVRGHPSRDHAVAATNSTRKALWHPAYTLTSGLQPTTLYVRSSIS encoded by the exons ATGGAGAGGAGAAAGAGTGGCACCAGGGTGGGGGTACCTGTCTGGACTCCTGCCCCAGGGtaccccacaccccccagcccTGCCGGGTCGCCGCCCAGCTGGGCTCAGGTGGAGGACGAGGACTTCCACACCCACATGGACGAGAACGGCATCATTGGCTTAAGGGGGATGTTAGAGGTGAGCAGG ACTGGTGAAGAGACCTttggagaagaggaagaagacttGTTATGGGATGCAGGGACCCCAGAACCTGAAGACAGCCCACCTCGCGCACTGGACGTCTTTGGCTCGGAacctccctccctgtcccccGGAGACTGCTGTCCCTCACACG ATGAGGGCGATGGCAGAGTTGCTCTGGAGGACTGGAGTGGTGATGAGGATGGACGGGACCTTGATGAAGATGATGTAGAGAGCCTGACAACCCGCAGGCCTACAGACAGAGCTAGGGTTCGAGACTTGGGGAGTGATGGacgtgtggaggggggggtacCTAGAGATCAGGCCTTTCTTCTCAGAGGAGGAATGAATCACCGGGAAGACAGGAAGGAGAGCCTTGATGATGGTTGTAGAGTGATGGTTGAAGAAACACAAGCACCTTTACACAATGGTTACAATGACATGCAGGCGTCGAAGGAGGAGAACGGAGTATCCTTGCCTCCTTCCTCCACAGGAACTCCTCATACATCTGTTCCTCCCCGGTTCTCCTCAGAGGAGCAGACAAGTCACTGTGAAGCTGAACCATTCCCAGAGCTGGTGATCACCGACAACGTACCTGAGCTTCTTATTGGTCGATTCAGTCACACCCTTGGATCTTATCAGCCTATCAGACATGATGATGGTGAGACCAGGGCTGACACCACAACTCTGGCCACAACCATCAGCCCTGGGTCTAAGATTCAGCCTGGAAGATCAAGCAAAGGAAAAGAAGCCACAGCAGAATTAGAGAGACAGACTGTTGATCCTCACTACAGTTCCCAGCAGCCTTCGGTTCCCTGTTCCCAGCGTACACGCCCGCCACCTGGATTGGCTCCCCAGCAGACAGCTAGAGGCCAGAGCTCTTCCCGAGTCTCCTCCACTCTCCGCACACCTCACAGCCCCGGTTCCCCCAGAACCCCTCTCACGGACCTGAAGGATGTTGG GAGGGGACGGCTGAGTCACCCACTACCAGACCTTTCCAAAGTGGAGCCCCGGGTTCGGTTCCCCAGGAGCGGCTACAAGCCCCCCGTTAGCGGGAAGCCTCCTCGCGGAAGAGGCTCAAAACCTGACGCTCCTCTGGTGTTCAAATCCCCGGCGGACATTGTGAAGGAGGTTCTGCTCAGCAGTACCGAAGGGCTCTCGGACAGCCCCGCCCCTGTGGCCCCCCAGCGGCCGCTCAACAGCACCCTGCCCGAGGAGTTCCGTTGCCCTCTGAAGGCCAGCGCCCTGGTCCAACAGCTTCAG GAGGATTACAATAGGCTTCTCACCAAGTATGCAGAGGCTGAGAATACCATTGATCGACTGCGTTTGGAAGCCAAG GTGAGCCTCTATTCTGAGTCTTCCAAACACAGCTGCCCTACTCTGTCAGGTGTTCTTCCActggggtcaaaggtcatgacCCTGAGTTTTCCTCAGGCTCAGAGAGCCGAGCTGAGTGCGAGCCCCGTTCACCCGACTCAACAGACGTTCAGCTCAG AATCGATTAGAGGAACACCCACAGAGTTGCTCCCTGCCGCTCGGCTGTCTGAAGCCCTCTCCAGACagacacagttgctgcagatacAG ATCGATGAGTTTGAAGAGCTTCTACGGACCGGAAGCCTTAAAGCACGTGAGCAGATTGAG GGGCTGAGCACGCTGGCCCAGGGTCTGGACGTGGCCGAGCGGGCCTACCTGGCATCCCAAGAGCGGCACCTGCAGCTGCGGGGGGGTCGGACCGGCACCTTCGACCCTGACCG ggAACTAGAAGGTCTGATTTTCCACGCAGGGATGCAATTGGAGGAACTGAGGGAGCGGGTGGAGCAGACCAATCAGAACCAGCCCACATCAGAACCTGGCTCAAGCCCGCCCCCTCATGCCCAGCAGCTCAGCGGCTCTCTGAAAGAGGCGGAGCCCCAGCCTGAG AGCCCAGTATCGGCTGTGTGTGCAGACgtcagggtggaggtgagctccGTCAGTGGCGTGAGTGATGGAGACGGagcggaggacgaggaggaaacGCTTCCGTCCGTTCTTGTTGCCCTGCACCACAAACACCCGCGGGTGGAGAACGACTTCAACATCCTCGTGGACCA CTCCCAGACGTCTAGACGGCCTTCCGAGGTGCCCGAGAGGTCGCGCCGTGACACTCCTCGTCCCGCGAGGGCCGATGGGACAGAAAACGGGTCACGGTGGAAGACTAATGACCAGCAGGACTCCAGCAAGCCGGTCCA GCTGCTGATGGTCTATCCTCCTTCAAGCTCTGCTCACAGCGCACAGGTGGTTACCGCCGCCAAACCTCTCTCAGCATCGGCGTTACCAGGGCAACAGGCGAGCGGGAGCAGGTGTGCGGGTAGCAGGAAGTCCAGCAGCACCCGGGGAGAGACTGTGGAGAGAAGGAGCTGTGAGGCGGGCACTAGGACCTTGAGGGCACCTCCTCAA GACGGGGACAGGTCCCCAGAGACGGACAGTGGCTTTGTGGGCTCAGATAGCAGTCGAGTCACTCCTGCAATATATAGTCCTATCCAGAAGAGGGCAGCAGTGAG CCATTTCCCTGTTTCCTCAAGGGTGACCAAGCCATCTGTCATGGAGAACTCCAGAATAAAAgcccaggctgtgtgtgtcggCAGGCAGGCTGATCCCAGCCCACCGTTACACACACAAGCCTCTCCAGGTCGCTCCGCACCCTGTGCCCGTCCTGTTGGAGCAACTCCAGACTCCAgtgaggggggaggaggaggaggggctgggAGATGGGCCCCGCCCCACCCCGCCCACTGCCCCGCCCCTCGGCGCTGGCCCAGCAGTGGCATCAGTGAAGTGGGGAAACAGAGTGGCTCTG AAGAAGAAGCACAACAGGGCAACCGCTACAGCGAACCAGCCAATCAAGATTTCTGCCATCTTCGAAGctcctcccccactccaccctctcactatagcagccccccaccaccccaaagTTCTGCCCAGCTGACAAATCACCA GGAGGCGCTCCAGTCTTTGCAGGTGGAGGTAGACAGACTCAGAGAGCACCTAGAAGGGACTCTCAGGTTGGGAGTTCCAGCCAGGTCTGGAAGAGCGCCACCTTCTGCAATGGAGGACTTTAGAGACCCTACGTCCCATCGTACATCCACACCTCAGAAACGCTGTTTCAG GTCTTTAGAGAGGCCTACTCCGAGCACCAGACACGCGTGCGGCTGGCGGGGAGAGGAAGACGTTTACAGAAGGAAGACGGCAACGCTCACGCCCAGAAGGAGATCCGTGTCTGCGCACCGTCTCAGCTCACGGCTGGAACCCC ATTCTGAGCATGCCCGTTTTGAGGCGAAGCCCTGGACATGGAAGCCCAGCCCGGCATCCCCTAGAGCAGAGCGTGGAGCTCGAGCTAGAACTGACGCTGGCACACGACCCTGCAGGAGGA GTCAGCAGCGCAGTACGTCATCTGACCGAGCGGAAgagagtgatgatgatgatgatgatgatgaagagagCAGGCGGCCAGCTCCTTTGTGCCGGCACTGTGTGGCACTACGTACGAGACCCTCCGCAC GACCAGTGAGGACGGACGGCTCGCTCACTCGCACTCGGCCGGCCGCTAATCGCTGTCCGCTGTGTGGAGCACCTGGACCGAACAGAACAAGAACCAGACTCGCCGCACCTG CAGACCAAAGCTCCACCCAGAGGCAAGCTTGGCCAGTGAGCCCCACACACAAGGAGAAAAGGGGTGTGTTCTTGGCagctgctcctccccctccagtGCTGGGCAGTGTGCCTGTGCTCCACTGTGTGCCAGTATGTCCCTCAGTCCT CTACTGCACCATTCCAGTGGCATCGTCGTCCCACCCAGATCCCGTTTACTTCCCCcggaaggaagagagagatcacaggtcaaaggtcagaggtcatcccTCTCGGGACCACGCCGTGGCTGCCACCAACAGCACACGAAAGGCCTTGTGGCATCCTGCGTACACCCTCACCTCGGGACTCCAGCCCACGACCCTGTACGTGCGGTCCAGCATCTCCTGA
- the akna gene encoding uncharacterized protein akna isoform X1, with amino-acid sequence MERRKSGTRVGVPVWTPAPGYPTPPSPAGSPPSWAQVEDEDFHTHMDENGIIGLRGMLEVSRTGEETFGEEEEDLLWDAGTPEPEDSPPRALDVFGSEPPSLSPGDCCPSHDEGDGRVALEDWSGDEDGRDLDEDDVESLTTRRPTDRARVRDLGSDGRVEGGVPRDQAFLLRGGMNHREDRKESLDDGCRVMVEETQAPLHNGYNDMQASKEENGVSLPPSSTGTPHTSVPPRFSSEEQTSHCEAEPFPELVITDNVPELLIGRFSHTLGSYQPIRHDDGETRADTTTLATTISPGSKIQPGRSSKGKEATAELERQTVDPHYSSQQPSVPCSQRTRPPPGLAPQQTARGQSSSRVSSTLRTPHSPGSPRTPLTDLKDVGRGRLSHPLPDLSKVEPRVRFPRSGYKPPVSGKPPRGRGSKPDAPLVFKSPADIVKEVLLSSTEGLSDSPAPVAPQRPLNSTLPEEFRCPLKASALVQQLQEDYNRLLTKYAEAENTIDRLRLEAKVSLYSESSKHSCPTLSGVLPLGSKVMTLSFPQAQRAELSASPVHPTQQTFSSESIRGTPTELLPAARLSEALSRQTQLLQIQIDEFEELLRTGSLKAREQIEGLSTLAQGLDVAERAYLASQERHLQLRGGRTGTFDPDRELEGLIFHAGMQLEELRERVEQTNQNQPTSEPGSSPPPHAQQLSGSLKEAEPQPESPVSAVCADVRVEVSSVSGVSDGDGAEDEEETLPSVLVALHHKHPRVENDFNILVDHSQTSRRPSEVPERSRRDTPRPARADGTENGSRWKTNDQQDSSKPVQLLMVYPPSSSAHSAQVVTAAKPLSASALPGQQASGSRCAGSRKSSSTRGETVERRSCEAGTRTLRAPPQDGDRSPETDSGFVGSDSSRVTPAIYSPIQKRAAVSHFPVSSRVTKPSVMENSRIKAQAVCVGRQADPSPPLHTQASPGRSAPCARPVGATPDSSEGGGGGGAGRWAPPHPAHCPAPRRWPSSGISEVGKQSGSEEEAQQGNRYSEPANQDFCHLRSSSPTPPSHYSSPPPPQSSAQLTNHQEALQSLQVEVDRLREHLEGTLRLGVPARSGRAPPSAMEDFRDPTSHRTSTPQKRCFRSLERPTPSTRHACGWRGEEDVYRRKTATLTPRRRSVSAHRLSSRLEPPTDSEHARFEAKPWTWKPSPASPRAERGARARTDAGTRPCRRSQQRSTSSDRAEESDDDDDDDEESRRPAPLCRHCVALRTRPSARPVRTDGSLTRTRPAANRCPLCGAPGPNRTRTRLAAPADQSSTQRQAWPVSPTHKEKRGVFLAAAPPPPVLGSVPVLHCVPVCPSVLYCTIPVASSSHPDPVYFPRKEERDHRSKVRGHPSRDHAVAATNSTRKALWHPAYTLTSGLQPTTLYVRSSIS; translated from the exons ATGGAGAGGAGAAAGAGTGGCACCAGGGTGGGGGTACCTGTCTGGACTCCTGCCCCAGGGtaccccacaccccccagcccTGCCGGGTCGCCGCCCAGCTGGGCTCAGGTGGAGGACGAGGACTTCCACACCCACATGGACGAGAACGGCATCATTGGCTTAAGGGGGATGTTAGAGGTGAGCAGG ACTGGTGAAGAGACCTttggagaagaggaagaagacttGTTATGGGATGCAGGGACCCCAGAACCTGAAGACAGCCCACCTCGCGCACTGGACGTCTTTGGCTCGGAacctccctccctgtcccccGGAGACTGCTGTCCCTCACACG ATGAGGGCGATGGCAGAGTTGCTCTGGAGGACTGGAGTGGTGATGAGGATGGACGGGACCTTGATGAAGATGATGTAGAGAGCCTGACAACCCGCAGGCCTACAGACAGAGCTAGGGTTCGAGACTTGGGGAGTGATGGacgtgtggaggggggggtacCTAGAGATCAGGCCTTTCTTCTCAGAGGAGGAATGAATCACCGGGAAGACAGGAAGGAGAGCCTTGATGATGGTTGTAGAGTGATGGTTGAAGAAACACAAGCACCTTTACACAATGGTTACAATGACATGCAGGCGTCGAAGGAGGAGAACGGAGTATCCTTGCCTCCTTCCTCCACAGGAACTCCTCATACATCTGTTCCTCCCCGGTTCTCCTCAGAGGAGCAGACAAGTCACTGTGAAGCTGAACCATTCCCAGAGCTGGTGATCACCGACAACGTACCTGAGCTTCTTATTGGTCGATTCAGTCACACCCTTGGATCTTATCAGCCTATCAGACATGATGATGGTGAGACCAGGGCTGACACCACAACTCTGGCCACAACCATCAGCCCTGGGTCTAAGATTCAGCCTGGAAGATCAAGCAAAGGAAAAGAAGCCACAGCAGAATTAGAGAGACAGACTGTTGATCCTCACTACAGTTCCCAGCAGCCTTCGGTTCCCTGTTCCCAGCGTACACGCCCGCCACCTGGATTGGCTCCCCAGCAGACAGCTAGAGGCCAGAGCTCTTCCCGAGTCTCCTCCACTCTCCGCACACCTCACAGCCCCGGTTCCCCCAGAACCCCTCTCACGGACCTGAAGGATGTTGG GAGGGGACGGCTGAGTCACCCACTACCAGACCTTTCCAAAGTGGAGCCCCGGGTTCGGTTCCCCAGGAGCGGCTACAAGCCCCCCGTTAGCGGGAAGCCTCCTCGCGGAAGAGGCTCAAAACCTGACGCTCCTCTGGTGTTCAAATCCCCGGCGGACATTGTGAAGGAGGTTCTGCTCAGCAGTACCGAAGGGCTCTCGGACAGCCCCGCCCCTGTGGCCCCCCAGCGGCCGCTCAACAGCACCCTGCCCGAGGAGTTCCGTTGCCCTCTGAAGGCCAGCGCCCTGGTCCAACAGCTTCAG GAGGATTACAATAGGCTTCTCACCAAGTATGCAGAGGCTGAGAATACCATTGATCGACTGCGTTTGGAAGCCAAG GTGAGCCTCTATTCTGAGTCTTCCAAACACAGCTGCCCTACTCTGTCAGGTGTTCTTCCActggggtcaaaggtcatgacCCTGAGTTTTCCTCAGGCTCAGAGAGCCGAGCTGAGTGCGAGCCCCGTTCACCCGACTCAACAGACGTTCAGCTCAG AATCGATTAGAGGAACACCCACAGAGTTGCTCCCTGCCGCTCGGCTGTCTGAAGCCCTCTCCAGACagacacagttgctgcagatacAG ATCGATGAGTTTGAAGAGCTTCTACGGACCGGAAGCCTTAAAGCACGTGAGCAGATTGAG GGGCTGAGCACGCTGGCCCAGGGTCTGGACGTGGCCGAGCGGGCCTACCTGGCATCCCAAGAGCGGCACCTGCAGCTGCGGGGGGGTCGGACCGGCACCTTCGACCCTGACCG ggAACTAGAAGGTCTGATTTTCCACGCAGGGATGCAATTGGAGGAACTGAGGGAGCGGGTGGAGCAGACCAATCAGAACCAGCCCACATCAGAACCTGGCTCAAGCCCGCCCCCTCATGCCCAGCAGCTCAGCGGCTCTCTGAAAGAGGCGGAGCCCCAGCCTGAG AGCCCAGTATCGGCTGTGTGTGCAGACgtcagggtggaggtgagctccGTCAGTGGCGTGAGTGATGGAGACGGagcggaggacgaggaggaaacGCTTCCGTCCGTTCTTGTTGCCCTGCACCACAAACACCCGCGGGTGGAGAACGACTTCAACATCCTCGTGGACCA CTCCCAGACGTCTAGACGGCCTTCCGAGGTGCCCGAGAGGTCGCGCCGTGACACTCCTCGTCCCGCGAGGGCCGATGGGACAGAAAACGGGTCACGGTGGAAGACTAATGACCAGCAGGACTCCAGCAAGCCGGTCCA GCTGCTGATGGTCTATCCTCCTTCAAGCTCTGCTCACAGCGCACAGGTGGTTACCGCCGCCAAACCTCTCTCAGCATCGGCGTTACCAGGGCAACAGGCGAGCGGGAGCAGGTGTGCGGGTAGCAGGAAGTCCAGCAGCACCCGGGGAGAGACTGTGGAGAGAAGGAGCTGTGAGGCGGGCACTAGGACCTTGAGGGCACCTCCTCAA GACGGGGACAGGTCCCCAGAGACGGACAGTGGCTTTGTGGGCTCAGATAGCAGTCGAGTCACTCCTGCAATATATAGTCCTATCCAGAAGAGGGCAGCAGTGAG CCATTTCCCTGTTTCCTCAAGGGTGACCAAGCCATCTGTCATGGAGAACTCCAGAATAAAAgcccaggctgtgtgtgtcggCAGGCAGGCTGATCCCAGCCCACCGTTACACACACAAGCCTCTCCAGGTCGCTCCGCACCCTGTGCCCGTCCTGTTGGAGCAACTCCAGACTCCAgtgaggggggaggaggaggaggggctgggAGATGGGCCCCGCCCCACCCCGCCCACTGCCCCGCCCCTCGGCGCTGGCCCAGCAGTGGCATCAGTGAAGTGGGGAAACAGAGTGGCTCTG AAGAAGAAGCACAACAGGGCAACCGCTACAGCGAACCAGCCAATCAAGATTTCTGCCATCTTCGAAGctcctcccccactccaccctctcactatagcagccccccaccaccccaaagTTCTGCCCAGCTGACAAATCACCA GGAGGCGCTCCAGTCTTTGCAGGTGGAGGTAGACAGACTCAGAGAGCACCTAGAAGGGACTCTCAGGTTGGGAGTTCCAGCCAGGTCTGGAAGAGCGCCACCTTCTGCAATGGAGGACTTTAGAGACCCTACGTCCCATCGTACATCCACACCTCAGAAACGCTGTTTCAG GTCTTTAGAGAGGCCTACTCCGAGCACCAGACACGCGTGCGGCTGGCGGGGAGAGGAAGACGTTTACAGAAGGAAGACGGCAACGCTCACGCCCAGAAGGAGATCCGTGTCTGCGCACCGTCTCAGCTCACGGCTGGAACCCC CCACAGATTCTGAGCATGCCCGTTTTGAGGCGAAGCCCTGGACATGGAAGCCCAGCCCGGCATCCCCTAGAGCAGAGCGTGGAGCTCGAGCTAGAACTGACGCTGGCACACGACCCTGCAGGAGGA GTCAGCAGCGCAGTACGTCATCTGACCGAGCGGAAgagagtgatgatgatgatgatgatgatgaagagagCAGGCGGCCAGCTCCTTTGTGCCGGCACTGTGTGGCACTACGTACGAGACCCTCCGCAC GACCAGTGAGGACGGACGGCTCGCTCACTCGCACTCGGCCGGCCGCTAATCGCTGTCCGCTGTGTGGAGCACCTGGACCGAACAGAACAAGAACCAGACTCGCCGCACCTG CAGACCAAAGCTCCACCCAGAGGCAAGCTTGGCCAGTGAGCCCCACACACAAGGAGAAAAGGGGTGTGTTCTTGGCagctgctcctccccctccagtGCTGGGCAGTGTGCCTGTGCTCCACTGTGTGCCAGTATGTCCCTCAGTCCT CTACTGCACCATTCCAGTGGCATCGTCGTCCCACCCAGATCCCGTTTACTTCCCCcggaaggaagagagagatcacaggtcaaaggtcagaggtcatcccTCTCGGGACCACGCCGTGGCTGCCACCAACAGCACACGAAAGGCCTTGTGGCATCCTGCGTACACCCTCACCTCGGGACTCCAGCCCACGACCCTGTACGTGCGGTCCAGCATCTCCTGA